From Phoenix dactylifera cultivar Barhee BC4 unplaced genomic scaffold, palm_55x_up_171113_PBpolish2nd_filt_p 000447F, whole genome shotgun sequence, a single genomic window includes:
- the LOC103722805 gene encoding beta-glucuronosyltransferase GlcAT14A yields MGIKIFMISFILTSLLLSLLLIPSLLTKPNSTFHLAGHLRPSSHTKLYPVTFAYLISASKGDVDRLQRSLTALYHPANYYLLHLDLKASPSERARLSEFISKHPTFTQTGNVWIIGKSNVVTYRGPTMLSTTLHAMAILLRSCQWDWFINLSASDYPLITQDDLIAAFSKLPRDLNFIQHSSHLGWKINKRARPVIIDPGLYSLNKSEIIWSTKQRSLPTAFKLYTGSAWTILSRSFAEYSVVGWDNLPRTLLLYYTNFISSPEGYFQTVICNSENYQNTVVNHDLHYIKWDNPPKQHPLTLGLQDYRRMILSSRPFARKFKKNDPVLDKIDRELLRRRNGQFTYGGWCLDGKNGVCSGARRENMGVLRPGTGSRRLKVLLTKLLSHKNLRRQCR; encoded by the exons ATGggcatcaaaattttcatgattTCCTTCATCCTCACATCATTGctcctctcccttcttctcATTCCTTCTCTCTTAACTAAACCAAACTCCACATTCCACCTCGCAGGCCATCTCAGGCCATCCTCCCATACCAAATTATATCCAGTAACCTTTGCCTATCTCATCTCTGCATCGAAAGGCGATGTCGATAGGCTGCAGCGCAGCCTCACTGCTCTCTACCACCCTGCCAACTACTACCTCCTCCACCTTGACCTCAAGGCATCGCCATCGGAACGAGCCCGACTATCCGAATTCATCTCGAAACACCCAACATTCACCCAAACTGGCAATGTTTGGATCATCGGGAAGTCGAACGTCGTCACTTACAGAGGCCCAACCATGCTTTCCACCACCCTCCATGCAATGGCCATTCTTCTGAGGAGCTGCCAATGGGACTGGTTCATCAATCTAAGCGCCTCAGACTACCCACTTATCACTCAAGATG ATCTAATTGCGGCCTTCTCTAAATTGCCTAGAGATCTCAACTTCATACAACACTCCAGCCACTTAGGATGGAAAAT CAACAAGAGGGCAAGGCCAGTGATcatagaccctgggctctacaGTCTCAATAAATCAGAGATTATTTGGTCTACCAAACAGAGGAGCCTGCCTACTGCTTTCAAGCTCTATACAG GTTCAGCTTGGACAATACTTTCGAGATCCTTCGCAGAGTACAGTGTGGTAGGCTGGGACAATCTACCAAGGACCCTCCTGCTCTACTACACCAACTTCATCTCATCACCTGAGGGCTACTTCCAAACAGTGATCTGCAACTCAGAGAATTATCAAAACACTGTAGTAAACCATGATCTACATTATATCAAGTGGGACAATCCACCAAAGCAGCATCCACTCACTCTAGGACTGCAGGATTATAGAAGGATGATTCTAAGCAGCAGACCCTTTGCAAGGAAGTTCAAGAAGAATGATCCAGTGCTAGACAAGATCGATAGGGAGCTCCTCCGAAGGCGAAATGGGCAGTTCACCTACGGCGGGTGGTGTTTGGATGGGAAAAATGGTGTGTGCTCTGGTGCTCGAAGAGAGAACATGGGTGTTCTAAGACCAGGAACAGGCTCTAGGAGactgaaagttcttttaacaaAGCTGCTCTCCCATAAAAATCTGAGAAGGCAATGCAGGTGA
- the LOC103722814 gene encoding cation/calcium exchanger 1-like, whose translation MAFVFSNKFKALINSTFLLLLCFFFTTHIRSPSPSFNLTTIKAPKGDGCIGLKKLKDHHSKCLYLKTHIPCVSQGYLNYLHIFYCVCGRYSPLGYALVALWLLVLFYLLGNTASRYFCTSVESLSRELRLSPTIAGVTLLSLGNGSPDVFASIVSFRSGSGEVGLSSVLGGAFFVSCGVVGIINVCAARSGSRAVRIDRSCFVRDVCFLVLVLSSLLAILLVGRVNIWEATAFASLYFVYVSLVSATHICRDKYEDLVVPILDNEEPDDEEPAKESPPDANQQQQNPSTYSSFKAMASYYVGWFLYLIDMPLYLPRRLTIPDVSEERWCRPFAVASATFAPLLIAALWNSKRGGMGAKEGLTVYLSAGLVGLVLGITALHTTKKASPPNRVLFPWLAGGFLMSVLWTYIIAEELVGLLVSLGHIFGISPAILGLTVLAWGNSIGDLVANVAMAMNGGQDGAQIAMSGCYAGPIFNTLAGLGLSLVVSAWAVYPEPFVIPVAPALLEILGFMIGGLLWALVILQRKDMKLDRVVGIGLLAVYLCFLSLRLSQSLGLVQV comes from the coding sequence ATGGCATTTGTGTTCTCCAACAAGTTCAAGGCCCTGATAAACAGTACATTTCTGCTGCTGCTATGTTTCTTCTTCACCACTCACATAAGGTCTCCTTCACCTTCTTTCAACCTCACAACCATTAAGGCTCCTAAGGGAGATGGCTGCATTGGTCTGAAAAAGCTTAAAGATCATCACTCCAAGTGTCTATACCTCAAGACCCACATCCCATGCGTCTCCCAAGGTTATCTCAACTATCTCCATATTTTCTATTGTGTTTGTGGGAGATATTCTCCATTAGGGTATGCACTGGTGGCCCTTTGGCTACTAGTCCTGTTTTATCTCCTAGGGAACACCGCTTCTCGGTACTTTTGCACCTCTGTGGAGAGCCTGTCGAGGGAGCTGAGGCTATCACCAACCATAGCTGGGGTTACCCTTCTGTCCCTGGGTAATGGCTCGCCCGACGTGTTTGCGAGCATCGTCTCGTTCCGGTCGGGCTCCGGCGAGGTGGGCCTGAGCAGTGTTCTCGGTGGCGCTTTCTTCGTGTCATGCGGGGTGGTGGGCATAATCAACGTATGCGCGGCGCGCTCGGGCTCACGCGCGGTGCGCATCGACCGATCGTGCTTCGTGCGCGACGTCTGCTTCCTCGTGCTCGTCCTCTCGTCCCTCCTCGCGATCCTCCTCGTCGGCCGCGTCAATATCTGGGAGGCCACGGCCTTCGCCTCCCTCTACTTCGTTTACGTCTCCCTCGTGTCCGCCACCCACATCTGCCGCGATAAGTACGAGGACCTCGTCGTGCCGATCCTCGACAACGAGGAGCCCGACGACGAGGAGCCTGCCAAAGAATCACCTCCAGATGCCAACCAACAGCAGCAGAATCCATCGACATACTCCAGTTTCAAAGCCATGGCATCATACTACGTCGGGTGGTTTCTCTACCTCATCGACATGCCATTATACCTTCCGAGGAGGCTGACAATACCCGATGTGTCCGAGGAGAGGTGGTGCAGGCCATTTGCAGTGGCCTCGGCCACCTTCGCACCACTTCTAATAGCAGCACTATGGAATTCAAAGAGAGGAGGGATGGGCGCAAAGGAAGGGCTGACAGTATACCTATCCGCAGGACTGGTAGGGTTGGTTTTAGGGATCACTGCACTCCATACAACAAAGAAGGCTAGCCCACCAAACAGGGTCCTTTTCCCATGGCTAGCGGGAGGGTTCCTAATGAGTGTGCTGTGGACTTACATCATAGCTGAGGAGTTGGTGGGGCTTTTGGTCTCGTTGGGTCACATCTTTGGGATAAGCCCTGCCATATTAGGGTTAACAGTCCTTGCATGGGGGAACTCCATTGGAGACCTGGTAGCAAATGTGGCGATGGCCATGAATGGGGGCCAGGATGGGGCCCAGATTGCCATGTCTGGTTGCTATGCTGGACCCATCTTCAACACCTTGGCTGGGTTAGGGCTGTCGCTGGTGGTCTCAGCCTGGGCTGTGTACCCCGAGCCATTTGTGATTCCAGTGGCACCAGCGTTGCTTGAGATTCTAGGGTTTATGATAGGGGGGCTGCTGTGGGCCCTGGTGATACTGCAAAGGAAGGACATGAAGCTCGACAGGGTGGTGGGCATTGGACTCCTGGCTGTCTACCTTTGCTTTCTGTCTTTGAGGCTGTCTCAGAGCCTAGGGTTGGTGCAAGTTTGA